A region of the Streptococcus suis genome:
GACTGGTTGGGCTCACAAAACACTTGATGGTGGTTTGTCTTGTCAATACGAACACCAATTTGTCATCACCAAAGATGGACCGGTTATTTTGACCAGTCAAGGTGAAGAAGGGACCTATTAATTCTCGGCGAGGTCGTGAATAATAGATGAATGAGGAAGGAGGAGAGAATGAAGAAAACCAGAATAGTTGAAGGTTTGAAAACATTCTGCTCAACCTTCTTTTCTTTTTATCGTTCTGCTGATAGCGATGTAACAAGTGTTGCAGTAGCTTACTATTTGTTAATTTCTATTTTCCCTATTCTTCTAACTCTTGCGAATTTACTGCCATATTATCCATTTGATGTGGATATGATTTTATCGGTTGTAGCTGAATTTGTGCCAGACAAGCTCTATCCTTCGGTTTCATCTTTTATCACTTCTGTATTAACAAAGCCGTCGTCATCATGGTTAGGGATTTCAATTCTGACAACTCTTTGGACCCTGTCACGTAGTATGACTATTTTGCAGAAGGCCTTTAATAAGGCTTATGGCATCAATGAACACCGTGATTTTATTATTGGGCACTTGATTGGCATATTTTTAGGAATTGGTCTGCAGGTAATTATCCTCTTAAGTATTACGCTTTTGACTTTCGGGCAGGCAGTTTTTTCTTATATTAATAAGCTGGTTCCTATTGAAGACGCCTGGCTGAAGGGGCTTCTTAGTCAAACACAGTTAGTAGGTTTAATGGCTCTGTTTGCCGCCTTGGTTATGCTTTATTTCTTTTTGCCAAATGTTCGGATAAAAAAAGTTCGATATGTTTTTCCAGGAACCTTGTTTGTTCTGTTGACGATGACTTCTATTGGAAAGTTATTTTCGATTTATGTTGATAATTATGCTAATAAGTTGCTGGATTTTAGAATAGTAACAGCTGTCGTCTTTCTTGTTTTTATGCTTTGGTTCATTTTTATGGCTCAAGTACTCATCATTGGTGCAATGATTAATGCTACGGTTCAAAGTATGCAGGTAGAAGAGTTTCATGCTAGAGATGGGGATATTGTTTCTATCTTGAATAGGCTAAAGGCAAGATTTACAGCGATAGATAAAGAATGAAGCAGGAAAATCAAGCTATATATAAAAATGAGGTTCCGTTGGAGCCTCATTTCGTATTTTTAAAGATAAAGAGTTTGCTCAAGAAATAGTTGACCACAATGACCAAGACTTGAGAGAAGAGAGTGGAAATGGCGTTGACAAGTGTCAAATCATGGTTGACAAACTGCCCAATCAATTGTGGGTAGGCTTGTACTAATAAATAGGCTAGAGCCATATCCATGACCAAGGTCGCGATGCGGGCAGATACAAACTTGACCAATCGCTGAGGCCAACCCTCTCTGGCTTGTTTGAAAACGAAACGGTCGTTGGTCCAAAAGGCAAAGAGGATAGCTACTGCATTGGCTAAAAGAGTTACTAGCAGAATGGATGGGATGAACAGAAAGAGTCCCATACGGGTAATCATATAAACAAGGGTTGCTGCCACACCTGCAATCAAATAGAGAATAACTTCGTTATTGATGAGTTGATAAAATAGTTTTTTCATAGGACTAGTCTATCATTTTTAGAAAAAATATGCTATACTAATCAACGTTGTTGAATTTTCAATGACCCTTGGGGCTTGCTCACTTTACCCAAGCATATTTTAAGCTTTTTCGCTAAAGGAGAATTTTATGAATACATCTAATAAATGGACTGCCAGAGATATGGCAGAAATTGCTCTTGTCGCGGCGATTTATGTCGCGCTTACCTTGACGCCGCCATTGAATGCTATTTCCTTCGGGGCTGTTCAGTTTCGTTTGTCTGAAATGCTCAATTTCTTGGCTTTTTATAATCGTAAGTATATTATCGCTGTGACCATTGGCTGCATGATTTCCAACTTGATTGGTTTTGGTGTGATTGACCTCTTTGTGGGTGGATTCTCGACATTAATCTTCGTTACGTTGGGAGTTATTCTGTTTGAAAAATACAAGAAGGACTATCTATTCAGTGGATTATTTAACAAGGCTTTCTTTTATTTCTCATTCTTTTTTGCGGCAACTATGTTTACCATTGCTTTAGAATTAAAAGTCTTATATGATTTACCATTCTTTCTAACTTGGTTGACAACAGCAGCAGGAGAATTGCTTTCTCTATTAGTTGGAGCTGTTGTTATCGATAAACTATCCAAGAAAATAAATTTTGAAAAGTAAGTATACAATAAATGTGAGCAGACACTTTCGGGTGTCTTTTATTTTTAGGTCGCATTATTTTGTATTGATTGACAATTTAGTTTATACTGGGGATAGAAGAAATAGGAGGTCTTTTATGACAAGATATACGTTTTCAAATGGTGTAACTGTTCCTAAAATTGGTTTTGGAACTTGGCAGATACCCGATGGTGAAGTGGCGTACGGTGCGGTTTCTTATGCATTGGAAGCTGGTTATCGCCATATTGATACTGCTCAAATCTATGGCAATGAAGCTAGTGTTGGTCGAGCTATAGCTGATAGTGGCCTAGCTCGTGAGGACATTTTTTTAACAACTAAGGTTTGGAATGATAAGATTGGCTATGAAGATACCCTTGCTTCAGTAGAAGAATCCATGCAAAAACTTCAGGTGGATTATCTGGATTTGTTACTGATCCATTGGCCAAATCCCAAGGCTATTCGCGACAGCATTGGCTGGAAAAAACGAAATGCCCAGGTTTGGAAGGCATTAGAAGAGCTCTATCGTGCTGGAAAAGTGAAAGTAATTGGAGTTTCTAACTTTATGGAACACCATCTAGAAGCTTTGCTGGAAACAGCTGAGATTATCCCGATGGCTAATCAGATTATGTTAGCTCCAGGAACTCTTCAGTCAGAATTAGTTGCTTACTGCAAAGCCAAAGGGATTCTCTTGGAGGCCTATAGCCCATTTGGTACAGGAAGCCTTTTCCAAAGCCAAGAAGCAGCCGATTTGGCTAAAGAAGCTGGTTGTAGTGTTGCCCAGTTAGCATTGGCTTGGTCTTTAGATAAAGGCTTTCTCCCTCTCCCGAAATCAACTAGTCCAGAAAATATTAAGGCGAATTTGGAAATTGATGGCTTGGCTATTAGTCCGACAGCAGTTGCAAAGTTGGATAAACTAGAAGGAGTAAAAGGTCAGTTGGATCCTGATTTGGCAGAATTTTAATATAAAAGAGTATGTTGTCACTGCAGCATACTCTTTTGTCATCTCCAACCTACCGCTTTCATGTTATAATAGTAGCTATGGAAGAAAAATATTTGAAAATTGCTCAGGAATTGGGCGTTAGTTTAAGACAGATTGATACGGTTCTCTCTTTGACAGCTGAAGGCAATACCATTCCCTTTATTGCTCGCTATCGGAAGGACGTGACGGGGAATTTGGACGAGGTGGTCATCAAGTCTATCATCGATCGGGATAAGGCTTTGACTGCTCTTGCTGACCGTAAGGCTACCGTCCTTGCCAAGATTGAAGAACAAGGTAAATTGACGGACCAGCTCCGTCAGGCTATCGAGGAAGCAGAAAAGTTGGCAGATGTGGAAGAACTCTACCTGCCTTATAAGGAAAAACGTCGGACCAAGGCAACAGTGGCGCGTGAGGCAGGACTTTTCCCACTGGCTCGCTTGATTTTACAGAATGTGGCTGACTTGGAAGAGCAGGCTGCAGGTTTTATCTGCGAGGGCTTTGACACTGCCCAGGCTTGTTTGGCTGGGGCTGTGGATATTTTGGTCGAAGCGATCTCAGAAGACAATAAACTTCGGGCCTGGGTCTACCATGAAGTGCAGACCAATTCAAGCCTTACTTCAGAGCTAAAAGATCAAGAAGCAGATGAGAAAGAAGTCTTTCAGATCTACTATGATTTTTCAGAGAAAGTGGCAAAAATGCAGGGTTATAAGACCCTGGCCATCAATCGTGGGGAGAAATTAGGCATTCTCAAGGTTTCTTTTGAACACAATGTGGATAAAATGATCCGTTTCTTTGAGCTACGTTTTCCACAGTCTAATAGCTACATTAAGGATGTCATTCAGCAGGCCATCAAGAAGAAAATTTTGCCTGCTATGGAGCGTCGGATTCGAACAGAATTGACGGAAGAAGCAGAAGAAGGGGCTATCCAACTCTTCTCTAAAAACCTACGAAATCTGCTCCTTGTATCTCCCCTTAAAGGCAAGGTTGTCCTTGGTTTTGACCCTGCCTTTCGAACAGGGGCCAAGCTAGCAGTGGTAGATCAGACTGGAAAACTCTTGACTACGCAAGTCATCTATCCTGTGGAGCCGGCTGGTCAGCGACAAATTGCTCAGGCCAAGAAAGACTTGGCAGACCTGATTGGGCAATATCAGGTGGAAATCATTGCTATCGGAAATGGAACGGCCAGCCGTGAGTCTGAAGCTTTCGTCGCTGATTTACTCAAGGACTTCCCTGATGTTTCTTACGTCATCGTCAATGAAAGCGGAGCTTCTGTTTACTCAGCTTCTGAACTGGCGCGATACGAGTTTCCAGACCTACCTGTGGAAAAACGCTCTGCCATTTCCATCGCCCGCCGTCTGCAAGACCCTTTGGCTGAGTTGGTCAAAATCGATCCCAAGTCTATCGGTGTCGGCCAGTACCAGCACGATGTCAACCAGAAGTCTCTGTCTGAAAGTCTGGATTTTGTGGTCGATACGGTGGTCAACCAGGTCGGGGTCAATGTCAATACGGCCAGTCCTGCCCTTTTGGCTCACGTTGCTGGTCTTAACAAGACAATTTCGGAGAACATCGTCAAGTACCGCGAGGAAAATGGTGCCCTGACCTCTCGTCAGCAACTCAAAAAGGTGCCTCGTCTGGGTGACAAGGCCTTTGAGCAGGCAGCTGGTTTCTTACGCATCCCAGATGCGATTAACTTTTTGGACAATACTGGCGTGCACCCCGAGTCTTACAAGGCTGTGGAAAAACTGTTAGAACTTCTAGCGATTGACCACTTAGATGAGGCTGCGCAGGAAAAATTGAAGCAGCTTGCTATCGCAGATACGGCAGAAAAAATCGGTGTCGGTCAGGAAACCTTGAAGGACATCGTCGCAGACTTGCTCAAGCCAGGTCGTGATTTACGGGATGACTTTGAAGCACCAGTCCTTCGTCAAGATGTCTTGGATGTTAAGGACCTAGTAGTTGGACAGGAATTGCAAGGTACGGTCCGCAATATTGTGGACTTTGGAGCCTTTGTGGATATCGGTGTCCACGAAGATGGCTTGGTTCACATTTCACGCATGGTCAAACGCAAACGGGATAAGAATGGACGCCAACAAGCCTTGCCACATCCAAGCGAAGTCCTCGCCGTTGGGGAAATCGTTACTGTATGGGTGGTTGAAGTGGATATCAAACGCAACCGAATCGGTCTTAGCCTTTTGAAACCAAATGGATCTGAATAAGTATGTGCAAGAAGTCTCCTTGCAAGACTTCGGTAAGGAATTTCGGCATGTAGCAATCTGGAATAGGCGACTACGGTCAACGGGTGGTCGCTTTTTTCCAAAAGATGGCCACCTAGATTTCAATCCCAAGCACTTGGAGGAGCAAGGTTTAGAAGTCTTTCGGAAGATTGTCCGCCACGAGCTCTGCCATTACCATCTCTACTTTGAGAAGAAAGGCTATCGGCATGGAGACAGGGATTTTAAAGAATTGCTGGCTGCGGTGGACGGCCTGCGCTATGCTCCCAAACTGGAACAAGCTGCCAAGCCAAGCTTGCTGTATACCTGTCAATCCTGTGGACAAGCCTATCAGCGCAAGCGCCGCATTGACCTAAAAAAATACCGATGTGGGAAGTGTAGGGGCAAACTTACTTTGAAAGAATAGAGAATCAGTCTTCGGGCTGATTTTTTTGTGGAGAAATGTGATATACTAGAGTAGAATTGAGGTGAGTCTATGACGCAAAAGAGAGAAGAACGCTTAATTGAGTTATATGAAAAAGGTGTCTTGACCAAGGAAGAGGCGCGTGCCTGTTTTAAGGAAATGAACCAAGAACCAGACTTTCTTTTCGTGGAAGAAAAAGTAAAATTGAATTTTACCTTGCCAAGTTTTAAGGTCTTTGCTTCCTCCAAATTGAAACAATCCTATAGTTTTGAAGGGATTGAATCACTCTTTTTAAAATTATCTGAGGGACGTCTAACTTTGGCTAAGTCTAAAAATAATCAGATTAGTGTGGAGATTTGCTACAATCAAGATGCACCAGAAGATAAGCTTCCTCGTCTTTATGTTGAAAAAAAGGGGCTTTATTTTCACAGTAGCTTGGCCTGTCGTTTGACAATCAACTTGCCTCAGGAATGGATGTCGGTGCTGGATTTGGAACTTGGTCAGGCAGATGCTCGCTTGGATTACTTACCATTTGAAGATATTTCTATCCGCAGTTCAAGGGATAAAAAACAACAGGATATTCGCTTGACGACTTGCGGTGGTTATCCCCAACACTTGTATGTGCAACTAGCTCAGGCTCCCTTGACTTTACAAACTGGCAAAGGCCAGGGAATTCGGGGGCAGATTGAGTCACCATCTGGTCAGGTTTTGGTCAACCGAAAAAAGAAAGCCAGTCCCTACCAGTTTGAAAAATCTGGCAATGATTTACTTTTCTTGAAGGTACAAACAGGTCAAGGAGGCTTTTACGTGAAAGGAATAAAAGATGTCAATTGAATTGTATAAAGTAAGGCAGGGGAAGATAGTATCAGGGGTTCTTGCCGGCATAGCGCATAAATTGGGCTGGGAATCCTGGGTAACACGCGCGATATTTATTGCAGGTCTCCTCTTAGGCAAATCCTTCCTCCTTCTGATTGCTCTCTATATTGCAGCAGCTTATTTTTTACCTTATAAGGAAGATAGAGACGCGGAACGCTATGGAACAGGTCCACGTAAGATAAAAGAAGCGGAAAAGATAAATAAGTCTTGATTTGAATAATGCAAAAAAACTTGAGTTTAAAGGCTCAAGTTTTTTTGTATGCTTATACTCAATGAAAATCAAAAGTAGCCTAGGAAACGAAGTCGAAGATAGAACTCTGTTACTATCTTATTTCAAGGTAACAGGCTGAAAACCTCCACTGGAGCTTTTCACTCATCAAGGCAAGTTGACAACGGATAATTTTGATTTTCGAAGAGTATTAGTTCGCATGACTGGCGATGATGTTCATTTGGCCTGTAAAGGTCCAGTCTGTCACATTGGCTGGTAAGATAAAGTGGCTTCCTTTTTGAAGTGGGTAGCTGGTTTCACCGACTTGGATGGCACCTTCCCCTTCAATGACACTGACAAGCAGGTAAGGAACTGTCTGTTCCATTTTAATTTCTTGCTGGATATTCCATTTATATACGGTAAAGAAGGGATTGGCAACCAGAAGTGTCGAGTCAAGATTGCCCGCTTTGAGGTGGGCAGGTGTTGAGTTAGCAACAGGTCCGATGGTCAGTACATCAATCGATTTCTCAATGTGTAGTTCACGGAGGTTGCCTGCATCGTCACGGCGGTCAAAGTCATAGACACGGTAGGTTGTATCACTGGATTGTTGAGTTTCTAAAATCAGGATTCCCTTACCGATGGCGTGCATGGTGCCGCTTGGTACAAAGAAGAAATCACCCTTTTTGACGGGTACATGGGTCAACAGCTTGTCCCAATCTCCAGCTTCGATTTGCTGACGGAGTTCTTCTTTGGATTGGGCATTGTGACCATAAATGATTTCAGATCCGTCTTCGGCTTCCAAAATGTACCAACATTCTGTCTTGCCCAGTTCCCCTTCGTGAGCCAAGCCATAGCTATCATCGGGATGAACTTGGACGCTAAGCCAATCGTCTGCATCAAGGATTTTTGTTAATAATGGAAAGACATCATCTGTTGGATTGCCAAATAAATGTTTTTCATTCTTATAGAGGTCATCTAGTCCTCTTCCTTTAAATTGACCGTTTGAGACAGTAGTTACGCCATTTGGATGGGCAGAAATAGCCCAGCATTCACCAGTCTTATCACTAGGAATGTCGTAGTGGTAGTTGGTCCTTAAGCGATTGCCCCCCCAAATTTTTTCGTGCATAACAGGTGTGAGAAATAATGGTTCCATGATGTTCTCCTTAATAGTAAGTATTAATCTATATATAGTATAACAGATTTGTCAAAAATATGTAGCAATGGAAGAGAAGTGCATTTAATCTGTGGAAGTTTTGCTAATTTTGTGAGAAAAAGGAAGAAACTCATTCTTTTTACCAAATCAGCCACTTGTTTTTCCACCAACCCCTTGCTTATGGTATAATATAATAAAACTGAAAGTGAGGGAAGAAATGACCGTTTATGTGAAAGATTTGGTCGATAATCTGCGGATTGAATGTGCTTACAGTACGGAAGAGCTCCTGCAAAAGCAAATTACGACGGCAGATATTACCCGACCAGGATTGGAAATGACTGGCTATTTTGATTACTATGCTCCAGAGCGCATCCAGTTGATGGGGATGAAGGAGTGGTCTTATTTGATGGCCATGACTGCCCATAACCGCTATCAGGTTCTTTCTCAGATGTTCCAGCCAGAAACCCCTGTTGTCATAGTGGCACGTGGCTTGGAAATCCCTGAGGAGATGTACAAGGCTGCAAAAGAACAACAAATTGCTATCTGCCGAAGCAAGACAGCAACCAGTCGTCTATCGGGAGAATTGTCTTCTTACTTGGATAGTCGCCTGGCTCAGCGGACGAGTGTACACGGTGTCTTGATGGACATTTACGGTATGGGAGTGCTTATCCAGGGTGATTCTGGTATCGGTAAGAGTGAGACTGGTCTTGAGTTGGTTAAACGAGGACACCGATTGGTGGCTGATGACCGTGTTGATGTCTATGCAAAAGACGATGTCACTCTCTGGGGTGAACCTGCGGAAATTCTGCGCCACTTATTAGAGATTCGAGGAGTCGGCATTATCGACATCATGAGTCTATACGGTGCTAGTGCCGTGAAAGATTCATCAGAAGTGCAATTAGCTGTCTATCTTGAAAATTTTGAAACAGGTAAGGTATTTGACCGTTTGGGAAACTCTGGCGATACTATCGAAGTAGCAGGAATTGCTATTCCACAAATACGTATTCCTGTAAAAACCGGTCGAAATATTTCTGTCGTAATTGAAGCAGCAGCCATGAACTACCGTGCCAAACAGATGGGGTTTGATGCAACGAAGATCTTCGAAGAACGCTTGTCTAATTTAATTGAACACAATAGAGAAGAGGCTTAATATGGATCCTATTGCAATTAAATTAGGGCCCTTAGAAATTCGTTGGTATGCAATCTGCATTTTGCTTGGTCTGATTCTAGGTGTTTATCTGGCGACAAAAGAGGGTCCGCGAAAGAAAATTCGTCAGGATGATATTTTAGATTTTATTCTAATCGCATTTCCGCTTTCTATCATAGGGGCACGGATTTACTACGTCGCCTTTTCATGGAGTGAATACAAGGATAATATTTTATCTATCTTTGCTATCTGGAACGGTGGTATTGCCATCTATGGTGGTTTGATTACAGGTGCAATCGTCCTTTATTTCTTTACCCAGTATCGCTTTATTAATACCCTGGATTTTTTGGATATTGTAGCGCCATCGGTCATGATTGCTCAGGCAATTGGTCGTTGGGGAAATTTCTTTAACCAAGAGGCCTATGGTAAAGCAGTAGAAAGTTTGAACTACCTGCCAGCCTTTATCCGAGACCAGATGTATATTGATGGTGCCTACCGTCAACCAACCTTCTTGTTTGAGTCTCTCTGGAATTTGCTAGGCTTTGGCTTGGTTTGTGTGTTACGTAGACGGCCAAAATTCCTTAAACAGGGAGAAATAACGGCTTTCTACCTAGTCTGGTATGGCTGTGGTCGCCTTTTGATAGAAGGTTTGCGGACGGACAGCCTCATGTTCTTGGGAATACGTGTTTCACAATGGCTATCTGGGGTGTTAATCCTCGTTGGTATTATCATGGTTGTTTTGCGGAGAAGAAAGTCTTCTATTCCATTCTATCAACCCTAAAGGAGAAGATATGATTATTGAAATTTCTGTCTTGATTATTGCCTTGTCGATCGCGGCGGTGGCAGTATATATTGTTTTGTTGTTGAAAAAATTGGGTACGGTGACGGATGAAGCCCAGCAAACGCTTAAGGTCTTGACCAGCGATGTCAATGTGACTCTCTATCAGACCAACGAGCTTTTGGCTAAAACCAATGTTTTAGTCGAAGATGTAAATGGCAAGGTTTCGACCCTTGATCCTCTTTTTGTAGCAGTAGCTGACTTGTCAACTTCTGTATCTGATTTGAATGCTTCAGCGCGTGATTTGACAGTTAAAGCTAAGTCTGCTGGAGCAAGTACTGTAAAAGCCGGCGGAGCTCTTTCAGCTCTGTCAACTCTCTCATCTCTCTTAGGTAAGAAAGGAGAAAAAAATGGTAAAAAAATCTAGTAGCGTGTGGACTAGCCTTTTGTTAGGGGCAGCAGGAGGAGCTGCTGCAGCTGCCTTTCTAGCAAGTAAAACTGGTAAAACAGTCAAAGAAAAAGTTGTAAACTTTGCTAATGACTATAAAGAAAACCATGAAGAAATCAATGCTGATTTTGTCACTAAGGCACAAGATTTAGGCAAACAAGCGACTGAACGATTTACTGAAGTAAAAACTCAACTTGAAACTGGTGAATTGACAGTAGAAGATTTGGTCAAGTCTG
Encoded here:
- a CDS encoding YihY/virulence factor BrkB family protein codes for the protein MKKTRIVEGLKTFCSTFFSFYRSADSDVTSVAVAYYLLISIFPILLTLANLLPYYPFDVDMILSVVAEFVPDKLYPSVSSFITSVLTKPSSSWLGISILTTLWTLSRSMTILQKAFNKAYGINEHRDFIIGHLIGIFLGIGLQVIILLSITLLTFGQAVFSYINKLVPIEDAWLKGLLSQTQLVGLMALFAALVMLYFFLPNVRIKKVRYVFPGTLFVLLTMTSIGKLFSIYVDNYANKLLDFRIVTAVVFLVFMLWFIFMAQVLIIGAMINATVQSMQVEEFHARDGDIVSILNRLKARFTAIDKE
- a CDS encoding GtrA family protein, whose product is MKKLFYQLINNEVILYLIAGVAATLVYMITRMGLFLFIPSILLVTLLANAVAILFAFWTNDRFVFKQAREGWPQRLVKFVSARIATLVMDMALAYLLVQAYPQLIGQFVNHDLTLVNAISTLFSQVLVIVVNYFLSKLFIFKNTK
- a CDS encoding queuosine transporter QueT codes for the protein MNTSNKWTARDMAEIALVAAIYVALTLTPPLNAISFGAVQFRLSEMLNFLAFYNRKYIIAVTIGCMISNLIGFGVIDLFVGGFSTLIFVTLGVILFEKYKKDYLFSGLFNKAFFYFSFFFAATMFTIALELKVLYDLPFFLTWLTTAAGELLSLLVGAVVIDKLSKKINFEK
- a CDS encoding aldo/keto reductase encodes the protein MTRYTFSNGVTVPKIGFGTWQIPDGEVAYGAVSYALEAGYRHIDTAQIYGNEASVGRAIADSGLAREDIFLTTKVWNDKIGYEDTLASVEESMQKLQVDYLDLLLIHWPNPKAIRDSIGWKKRNAQVWKALEELYRAGKVKVIGVSNFMEHHLEALLETAEIIPMANQIMLAPGTLQSELVAYCKAKGILLEAYSPFGTGSLFQSQEAADLAKEAGCSVAQLALAWSLDKGFLPLPKSTSPENIKANLEIDGLAISPTAVAKLDKLEGVKGQLDPDLAEF
- a CDS encoding RNA-binding transcriptional accessory protein, with amino-acid sequence MEEKYLKIAQELGVSLRQIDTVLSLTAEGNTIPFIARYRKDVTGNLDEVVIKSIIDRDKALTALADRKATVLAKIEEQGKLTDQLRQAIEEAEKLADVEELYLPYKEKRRTKATVAREAGLFPLARLILQNVADLEEQAAGFICEGFDTAQACLAGAVDILVEAISEDNKLRAWVYHEVQTNSSLTSELKDQEADEKEVFQIYYDFSEKVAKMQGYKTLAINRGEKLGILKVSFEHNVDKMIRFFELRFPQSNSYIKDVIQQAIKKKILPAMERRIRTELTEEAEEGAIQLFSKNLRNLLLVSPLKGKVVLGFDPAFRTGAKLAVVDQTGKLLTTQVIYPVEPAGQRQIAQAKKDLADLIGQYQVEIIAIGNGTASRESEAFVADLLKDFPDVSYVIVNESGASVYSASELARYEFPDLPVEKRSAISIARRLQDPLAELVKIDPKSIGVGQYQHDVNQKSLSESLDFVVDTVVNQVGVNVNTASPALLAHVAGLNKTISENIVKYREENGALTSRQQLKKVPRLGDKAFEQAAGFLRIPDAINFLDNTGVHPESYKAVEKLLELLAIDHLDEAAQEKLKQLAIADTAEKIGVGQETLKDIVADLLKPGRDLRDDFEAPVLRQDVLDVKDLVVGQELQGTVRNIVDFGAFVDIGVHEDGLVHISRMVKRKRDKNGRQQALPHPSEVLAVGEIVTVWVVEVDIKRNRIGLSLLKPNGSE
- a CDS encoding SprT family protein; translated protein: MDLNKYVQEVSLQDFGKEFRHVAIWNRRLRSTGGRFFPKDGHLDFNPKHLEEQGLEVFRKIVRHELCHYHLYFEKKGYRHGDRDFKELLAAVDGLRYAPKLEQAAKPSLLYTCQSCGQAYQRKRRIDLKKYRCGKCRGKLTLKE
- the manA gene encoding mannose-6-phosphate isomerase, class I, which gives rise to MEPLFLTPVMHEKIWGGNRLRTNYHYDIPSDKTGECWAISAHPNGVTTVSNGQFKGRGLDDLYKNEKHLFGNPTDDVFPLLTKILDADDWLSVQVHPDDSYGLAHEGELGKTECWYILEAEDGSEIIYGHNAQSKEELRQQIEAGDWDKLLTHVPVKKGDFFFVPSGTMHAIGKGILILETQQSSDTTYRVYDFDRRDDAGNLRELHIEKSIDVLTIGPVANSTPAHLKAGNLDSTLLVANPFFTVYKWNIQQEIKMEQTVPYLLVSVIEGEGAIQVGETSYPLQKGSHFILPANVTDWTFTGQMNIIASHAN
- a CDS encoding HPr kinase/phosphorylase, which encodes MTVYVKDLVDNLRIECAYSTEELLQKQITTADITRPGLEMTGYFDYYAPERIQLMGMKEWSYLMAMTAHNRYQVLSQMFQPETPVVIVARGLEIPEEMYKAAKEQQIAICRSKTATSRLSGELSSYLDSRLAQRTSVHGVLMDIYGMGVLIQGDSGIGKSETGLELVKRGHRLVADDRVDVYAKDDVTLWGEPAEILRHLLEIRGVGIIDIMSLYGASAVKDSSEVQLAVYLENFETGKVFDRLGNSGDTIEVAGIAIPQIRIPVKTGRNISVVIEAAAMNYRAKQMGFDATKIFEERLSNLIEHNREEA
- a CDS encoding prolipoprotein diacylglyceryl transferase, translating into MNTIEKRLNMDPIAIKLGPLEIRWYAICILLGLILGVYLATKEGPRKKIRQDDILDFILIAFPLSIIGARIYYVAFSWSEYKDNILSIFAIWNGGIAIYGGLITGAIVLYFFTQYRFINTLDFLDIVAPSVMIAQAIGRWGNFFNQEAYGKAVESLNYLPAFIRDQMYIDGAYRQPTFLFESLWNLLGFGLVCVLRRRPKFLKQGEITAFYLVWYGCGRLLIEGLRTDSLMFLGIRVSQWLSGVLILVGIIMVVLRRRKSSIPFYQP
- a CDS encoding DUF948 domain-containing protein — protein: MIIEISVLIIALSIAAVAVYIVLLLKKLGTVTDEAQQTLKVLTSDVNVTLYQTNELLAKTNVLVEDVNGKVSTLDPLFVAVADLSTSVSDLNASARDLTVKAKSAGASTVKAGGALSALSTLSSLLGKKGEKNGKKI